From Haloarcula hispanica ATCC 33960, the proteins below share one genomic window:
- a CDS encoding phosphoribosylaminoimidazolesuccinocarboxamide synthase: MTSVKEFRVDEPATAEDLGRGAFVFTDDYSVFDWGKMPDRIPDKGASLCTMGAYNFQLLEENHVPTHYEGVRLPDSDEVLDLGEALSADAAPEEMVIELTQVPDLPFEDGRYDYDAYHGAADENYLIPLEIVFRNRVGVGSSLRSRTEPADHGLDYDTWPEEVVDLDEPIVEFSTKYEEQDRYLDREAADRIAGTASIDRLEELARAVNHIVTQQAAEADLVHEDGKIECLYYDGEIRVADVVGTFDENRFSYGGQQVSKEVIRQYHKRTQPEWVEAVSEAKEQADAESVADWKSLCAESPEPLDEDVIQVARDLYCAGTNAYIGGDVFDAPSLDEAVSAAGEL, from the coding sequence ATGACGAGCGTCAAGGAATTCCGCGTGGACGAACCGGCGACGGCCGAAGACCTCGGCCGCGGCGCGTTCGTGTTCACGGACGACTACTCCGTGTTCGACTGGGGCAAGATGCCGGACCGGATCCCCGACAAGGGCGCGTCGCTGTGTACGATGGGCGCGTACAACTTCCAACTGCTGGAGGAGAACCACGTCCCGACACACTACGAGGGCGTCAGGCTCCCCGACAGCGACGAGGTGCTGGACCTCGGCGAGGCGCTGTCGGCCGACGCCGCCCCCGAGGAGATGGTCATCGAACTCACGCAGGTCCCGGACCTCCCCTTCGAGGACGGGCGCTACGACTACGACGCATACCACGGGGCTGCCGACGAGAACTACCTCATTCCCCTGGAGATCGTCTTCCGGAACCGCGTCGGCGTCGGGTCGTCGCTACGGTCCCGGACCGAGCCCGCCGACCACGGGCTCGACTACGACACCTGGCCCGAAGAGGTCGTCGACCTCGACGAGCCCATCGTGGAGTTCTCGACGAAATACGAAGAGCAGGACCGGTATCTCGACCGGGAGGCAGCCGACCGGATCGCCGGCACGGCCAGCATCGACCGCCTCGAAGAACTGGCTCGGGCGGTCAACCACATCGTCACCCAGCAGGCCGCCGAGGCCGATCTGGTCCACGAGGACGGGAAAATCGAGTGCCTGTACTACGACGGGGAGATACGCGTGGCCGACGTGGTCGGCACGTTCGACGAGAACCGCTTCTCCTACGGGGGCCAGCAGGTCTCGAAGGAGGTCATCCGACAGTACCACAAGCGCACCCAGCCCGAGTGGGTCGAAGCCGTGAGCGAGGCCAAAGAGCAGGCCGACGCGGAGAGCGTCGCCGACTGGAAATCGCTCTGTGCGGAGTCGCCAGAACCGCTCGATGAGGACGTAATCCAGGTCGCTCGCGACCTCTACTGTGCCGGCACGAACGCCTACATTGGTGGCGACGTGTTCGACGCGCCGTCGCTCGACGAAGCCGTTAGCGCCGCTGGCGAACTCTAA
- the purS gene encoding phosphoribosylformylglycinamidine synthase subunit PurS, translating to MTAFTATVTVRLKRGVLDPEAETTQRSLERLGFDLNDLRSADVFELDLDADSAEDAAERAEEMAERLLANPTIHDYDIEVAQAE from the coding sequence ATGACTGCCTTTACCGCGACCGTCACCGTCCGGCTCAAGCGGGGCGTCCTCGACCCCGAAGCCGAGACGACACAGCGCTCCCTAGAACGCCTTGGTTTCGACCTGAACGACCTCCGCTCGGCGGACGTGTTCGAGCTGGACCTCGACGCCGACAGCGCCGAGGACGCGGCCGAGCGCGCCGAGGAGATGGCCGAGCGGCTCCTGGCGAACCCCACCATCCACGACTACGACATCGAGGTGGCACAGGCAGAATGA
- a CDS encoding complex I NDUFA9 subunit family protein, with amino-acid sequence MNVLVVGGTGFIGQHLCRELDDQGHTVTALSRSPEDATLPSGVETVAGDVTEYDSIESAFEGQDAVYFLVALSPLFKPDGGDEMHERIHLGGTENSVQAAEEHDVDRFVQLSALGADPNGDTHYIRSKGRAEQVVTESSLDWTIFRPSVVFGEGGEFVSFTKRLKGMFAPGVPLYPLPGGGKQTKFQPIWVGDLVPMLVNSIESEEHVVETYEIGGPEVLTLRDVTNQVYDADGSSVSIVPLPMPLAKVGLSVLGSVGFPMGADQYRSLKFDNTPTTNEIDAFGVSSGSLTTLSGYLSG; translated from the coding sequence ATGAATGTACTTGTCGTCGGCGGGACTGGATTCATCGGGCAACACCTGTGCCGCGAACTCGACGACCAGGGACACACCGTCACTGCGTTGTCCCGGTCACCGGAAGATGCGACGCTTCCCAGCGGTGTCGAAACTGTTGCCGGGGATGTCACGGAGTACGACAGCATCGAGAGCGCGTTCGAGGGCCAGGACGCGGTGTATTTCCTGGTCGCACTGTCGCCCCTGTTCAAGCCGGACGGCGGCGACGAGATGCACGAACGCATCCACCTCGGCGGGACCGAAAACAGCGTGCAAGCCGCCGAAGAGCACGACGTCGACCGGTTCGTCCAGTTGAGTGCGCTGGGTGCGGACCCCAATGGCGACACGCATTACATCCGGTCGAAGGGTCGGGCCGAGCAGGTCGTTACGGAGTCTTCGCTGGACTGGACCATCTTCCGGCCGTCGGTCGTCTTCGGCGAGGGCGGAGAGTTCGTCTCCTTCACGAAGCGCCTCAAGGGGATGTTCGCGCCGGGCGTCCCGCTGTACCCGCTCCCCGGCGGCGGAAAGCAAACCAAGTTCCAGCCCATCTGGGTCGGTGACCTCGTGCCGATGCTCGTCAACAGTATCGAATCCGAAGAACACGTCGTCGAGACCTACGAAATCGGTGGGCCGGAAGTGCTGACGCTCAGAGACGTGACCAATCAGGTGTATGATGCCGACGGGTCGTCGGTAAGCATCGTCCCGCTCCCGATGCCGCTGGCGAAGGTCGGTCTCTCTGTGCTGGGGAGCGTCGGGTTCCCGATGGGTGCCGACCAGTACCGCTCACTCAAATTCGATAACACTCCGACAACGAACGAAATCGACGCGTTCGGAGTCAGTAGTGGCTCTCTAACGACACTCAGCGGATACCTCAGCGGATAA
- the cofH gene encoding 7,8-didemethyl-8-hydroxy-5-deazariboflavin synthase subunit CofH, translated as MPDVPETVGTPDGSVEFEHRPTTAQSFENALAKARNGTRLTVDDAVELLTTGTDRDGIDHYRKEQVLEAADRRRAEVVGDEVTFVANLNNNVTTACNTGCLFCNFKDRSEQFRSDYQEDHGGFTKTPSESREIVRDALDRGIYEVCSVSGLHPALALDDEHREILETSDRGDLNYRSPDEYEKDPATYCEQIRAMNVGDVHLHSMTPEEAYHARRGTDWSYEEVYGRLQDAGLDSVPGTAAEILVDEVRDVICPGKIGTDEWLEAMEAAASVGLDMTSTMMYGHVENERHRALHLQRIRDLQDRTGAITEFVPLSFVHEETPLYERGMVDGGASIDEDELLIAVSRLFLDNVDHIQSSWVKYGDTQGLKMLTCGADDFMGTILSEEITKRAGGDYGEFRSFQEYADMITAIGRTPVERSTDYEQRRVIDPDADVLGPQLGPQADGTPLLD; from the coding sequence ATGCCGGACGTCCCAGAGACCGTCGGTACGCCGGACGGCTCCGTCGAGTTCGAGCACCGTCCGACGACTGCCCAGTCGTTCGAGAACGCGCTCGCCAAGGCGAGAAACGGGACGCGACTGACAGTCGACGACGCAGTCGAACTCCTCACGACGGGCACCGACCGGGACGGCATCGACCACTACCGGAAAGAGCAGGTACTCGAAGCGGCTGACCGACGCCGGGCGGAGGTCGTCGGCGACGAGGTCACCTTCGTCGCGAACCTCAACAACAACGTCACGACGGCCTGTAACACCGGCTGTCTGTTCTGTAACTTCAAGGACCGCTCCGAGCAGTTCCGCAGCGACTACCAGGAGGACCACGGCGGCTTCACGAAGACGCCGAGTGAATCCCGCGAAATCGTACGGGACGCCCTCGACCGCGGCATCTACGAGGTCTGTTCGGTATCGGGGCTCCATCCCGCGCTCGCGCTGGACGACGAGCACCGGGAGATACTGGAGACGAGCGACCGCGGCGACCTGAACTACCGATCGCCCGACGAGTACGAGAAAGACCCGGCCACCTACTGTGAACAGATTCGGGCGATGAACGTCGGCGACGTCCACCTCCACTCGATGACGCCGGAGGAAGCCTATCACGCCCGCCGCGGCACCGACTGGTCCTACGAGGAGGTGTACGGTCGCCTCCAAGACGCTGGCCTCGACAGCGTGCCCGGTACCGCCGCCGAGATTCTCGTTGACGAGGTCCGGGACGTCATCTGTCCGGGCAAGATCGGGACCGACGAGTGGCTCGAAGCGATGGAGGCGGCCGCGTCGGTCGGCCTCGACATGACCTCGACGATGATGTACGGCCACGTCGAGAACGAGCGCCACCGCGCGCTGCACCTGCAGCGCATCCGCGACCTACAGGACCGGACCGGCGCGATCACGGAGTTCGTCCCGCTGTCCTTTGTCCACGAGGAGACGCCGCTGTACGAGCGCGGGATGGTCGACGGCGGCGCGTCCATCGACGAGGACGAACTGCTGATCGCCGTCTCACGGCTCTTCCTCGACAACGTCGACCACATCCAGTCCTCGTGGGTCAAATACGGCGACACACAAGGGCTGAAGATGCTCACCTGCGGCGCGGACGATTTCATGGGAACCATCCTCTCCGAGGAGATCACCAAGCGCGCCGGCGGCGACTACGGCGAGTTCCGGTCGTTCCAGGAGTACGCCGACATGATCACCGCCATCGGCCGGACACCGGTCGAGCGGTCGACGGACTACGAACAGCGCCGCGTCATCGACCCCGACGCCGACGTGCTCGGCCCGCAACTCGGGCCACAGGCTGACGGAACGCCGTTGCTCGACTGA
- the purQ gene encoding phosphoribosylformylglycinamidine synthase I — protein MTIAVIQFGGSNCDRDSVQALESLGFDAELVWHEDGLPEDVDGVVLPGGFSYGDYLRAGAMAARSPIMAEVREAASEGTPVLGICNGAQIGCESSLTPGAFTTNESARFQCEHVHLRVENADTPWTSQYEDGEVVELPIAHGEGRYEISDDRLDELEAEDRILFKYCDEDGNVSPEANPNGSKHSVAGVTGEDDHVAVMMPHPERATLSDLGRTDGQGVLEGFAE, from the coding sequence GTGACCATCGCCGTCATCCAGTTTGGCGGCTCGAACTGCGACCGCGACTCCGTCCAGGCTCTGGAGTCGCTCGGCTTCGACGCTGAACTCGTCTGGCACGAGGACGGCCTCCCCGAGGATGTCGACGGCGTCGTCCTCCCCGGCGGTTTTTCCTACGGCGATTACCTCCGTGCCGGTGCGATGGCCGCCCGCTCGCCCATCATGGCCGAAGTTCGTGAGGCAGCGAGCGAAGGCACGCCAGTGCTTGGCATCTGTAACGGCGCACAGATCGGCTGTGAGTCGTCGCTGACCCCCGGCGCGTTCACGACCAACGAGAGCGCCCGGTTCCAGTGTGAACACGTCCACCTGCGCGTCGAGAACGCCGACACGCCCTGGACCAGCCAGTACGAGGACGGCGAGGTCGTCGAACTCCCCATCGCCCACGGCGAGGGTCGCTATGAAATCTCCGACGACCGCTTGGACGAACTCGAAGCCGAAGACCGTATCCTGTTCAAGTACTGCGACGAGGACGGCAATGTGTCCCCCGAGGCGAACCCGAACGGCTCGAAACACAGTGTGGCCGGCGTCACCGGTGAGGACGACCACGTCGCCGTCATGATGCCCCATCCCGAGCGGGCGAC
- the cofC gene encoding 2-phospho-L-lactate guanylyltransferase: MRLVVPVSGSDPKTRLASVLSPDERRDFTEAMLADVVDAVTAAGHEPDVISTAPLDCAAPLTVDDRGLDPLVNDLLASIVTDGDGALAVVMADLPLVTPKSIERLLAPDADVVLAPGLGGGTNAFVCRHPEFRVDYHGASIRDHRQIARDVGASVTEVDSRRLATDIDEPGDLAEVLLHSDGAAADWLIDAGFSLSLTDGRVTVSRE; this comes from the coding sequence ATGCGTCTCGTCGTCCCCGTCTCGGGGTCTGACCCCAAAACGCGACTTGCGTCCGTTCTTTCTCCCGACGAGCGCCGTGATTTTACCGAAGCGATGCTTGCAGATGTCGTCGACGCAGTGACAGCGGCGGGCCACGAACCCGACGTTATCTCGACGGCACCGCTCGACTGTGCCGCACCGCTCACTGTCGACGACCGCGGGCTCGACCCGCTCGTCAACGACCTGCTCGCGTCGATAGTGACTGACGGCGATGGCGCACTTGCCGTCGTGATGGCGGATTTGCCGCTCGTAACGCCGAAAAGTATCGAGCGACTGCTCGCCCCCGACGCCGACGTCGTGCTGGCCCCGGGTCTGGGCGGCGGGACGAACGCCTTCGTCTGTCGCCACCCCGAGTTCAGGGTCGACTACCACGGCGCGTCGATACGTGACCACCGGCAGATTGCCCGGGACGTGGGAGCCAGCGTTACCGAAGTTGACTCTCGGCGGCTCGCGACCGACATCGACGAACCGGGCGACCTCGCTGAAGTGCTGCTACACAGCGACGGCGCGGCCGCGGACTGGCTCATTGACGCCGGTTTCAGTCTGTCGCTCACAGACGGCCGTGTCACCGTGAGCCGCGAGTGA
- a CDS encoding Lrp/AsnC ligand binding domain-containing protein, which produces MVSAFIMIKTAAGKSEELLAAVHDAEGITEAHIVAGQYDIIAEATGTEVYDIMQSVSGHVRDLNGVADTRTYICLE; this is translated from the coding sequence ATGGTTAGCGCGTTCATTATGATCAAGACCGCTGCCGGGAAATCCGAAGAACTCCTTGCGGCAGTTCACGACGCCGAGGGCATCACCGAAGCACACATCGTCGCCGGGCAGTACGATATCATCGCCGAAGCGACCGGGACGGAGGTGTACGATATCATGCAGTCGGTCTCAGGTCACGTCCGTGATCTCAACGGCGTCGCTGACACGCGCACGTACATCTGCTTAGAGTGA
- a CDS encoding sodium:calcium antiporter: MATSLLVEAAIIVAATAAIWKGSDWLESASERLATYYGLPEVVQGAIIVAVGSSFPEVAAVVLSALDGSMSLGVGAIVGSAIFNILIIPAVAGIATDDELESSRTLVYKEAQFYMLAVSVLLITMALAVIYYPGEATLTGVITRPLAAIPLALYGLYVFIQYQDTADHDPGEDWTAGISVGRQWLFLLLGLAVILVAVESLVHSVKVIGRAAGVQEFLLGVTILAAATSLPDTLVSVRAARDDRGVTSLANVLGSNTFDLLVAIPLGVFIAGAWTVDFAMAVPMFGVLTGATILLFTALRTDLVLSEPESYALLVAYAAFVAWIVVETAGWVDGVLPT, translated from the coding sequence ATGGCTACCAGTCTGTTGGTCGAGGCTGCGATCATCGTCGCCGCGACGGCAGCGATCTGGAAAGGGAGCGACTGGCTCGAATCCGCGAGCGAACGGCTCGCGACGTACTACGGCCTCCCGGAAGTCGTTCAGGGCGCAATCATCGTCGCCGTCGGATCGAGCTTCCCGGAGGTCGCGGCGGTCGTGCTCTCGGCGCTGGACGGGTCGATGTCTCTCGGTGTGGGCGCAATCGTCGGCTCGGCGATTTTCAATATTCTCATCATCCCCGCAGTCGCGGGCATCGCCACGGACGACGAACTCGAATCGAGTCGGACGCTCGTCTACAAGGAGGCGCAGTTCTACATGCTCGCCGTCTCAGTCCTGCTCATCACGATGGCGCTCGCGGTCATCTACTATCCCGGCGAGGCGACGCTCACGGGCGTCATCACGCGGCCGCTGGCGGCGATTCCGCTCGCGCTCTACGGACTGTACGTCTTCATCCAGTACCAGGACACGGCCGACCACGACCCGGGGGAAGACTGGACCGCCGGTATCTCTGTCGGGCGGCAGTGGCTCTTTCTCTTGCTCGGCCTCGCGGTCATTCTCGTGGCGGTGGAGAGCTTGGTCCACTCCGTCAAAGTCATCGGCCGGGCCGCCGGCGTGCAGGAGTTTCTGCTCGGCGTGACGATTCTGGCGGCGGCGACGAGTCTCCCCGACACGCTCGTCAGCGTCAGGGCGGCCCGCGACGACCGCGGGGTCACGTCGCTCGCGAACGTCCTCGGCTCGAACACGTTCGACCTGCTCGTCGCCATCCCGCTCGGCGTCTTCATCGCCGGCGCGTGGACCGTCGACTTCGCGATGGCCGTGCCGATGTTCGGTGTCCTGACCGGGGCGACGATTCTCCTGTTCACCGCCCTCCGGACCGACCTCGTGTTGAGCGAACCCGAATCGTATGCGCTACTCGTTGCCTACGCGGCCTTCGTCGCCTGGATCGTCGTCGAGACCGCGGGCTGGGTCGACGGCGTATTACCGACCTGA
- a CDS encoding GAF domain-containing protein translates to MPSRIPTSVWRRSTRSREDSICTHTILSGEAMVAEATHEDPRFAEVDALKRLDSRSYAGVRITDKEGRAIGAVYCTDGEPRRYTRTDLDVRQRLHASPHRYLHADAGDLDIRVKGLTDQPSDWTPVSAGT, encoded by the coding sequence GTGCCCAGCCGGATTCCGACGAGCGTGTGGAGACGGTCGACGCGCTCCCGCGAGGACTCCATCTGCACCCACACGATTCTCTCGGGCGAGGCGATGGTCGCCGAGGCCACCCACGAGGACCCTCGCTTCGCCGAAGTTGACGCACTGAAACGGCTCGACAGCAGGTCTTACGCCGGCGTGCGAATCACGGACAAGGAGGGGCGGGCTATCGGCGCAGTGTACTGTACCGACGGCGAGCCGCGGCGCTACACTCGGACCGATCTCGACGTACGCCAGCGGCTACACGCGAGTCCCCACCGGTATCTGCACGCTGACGCGGGCGACCTCGACATCCGGGTCAAAGGGCTGACCGACCAGCCGTCCGACTGGACGCCGGTCAGCGCCGGGACGTGA
- a CDS encoding tubulin/FtsZ family protein has protein sequence MKLAMIGFGQAGGKIVDKFLEYDKETGSGIVRSAVAVNTAKADLLGLEHIPEENRVLIGQARVKGHGVGADNELGAEIAEEDIDEVQGAIDNIPVHEVDAFLIVAGLGGGTGSGGSPVVAKHLKRIYTEPVYGLGVLPGSDEGGIYTLNAARSFQTFVREVDNLMVFDNDAWRQTGESVEGGYDHINEEIVRRFGVLFGAGEIEAGDNVAESVVDSSEIINTLDGGGVSTVGYASEDVEVSSGGGGLLSRFKGDDSSDDGMDTANTTNRITSLVRKAALGRLTLPCEIEGAERALLVMAGPPEHLNRKGIERGRKWLEEQTGSMEVRGGDYPTNAPKVAASILLAGVHNVPRIKELQQVAIEAQDNIDDIRNQSEDNLEDLVEDDEDELDPLF, from the coding sequence ATGAAACTGGCGATGATCGGCTTCGGGCAGGCCGGGGGCAAAATTGTGGACAAATTCCTCGAGTACGACAAGGAGACCGGCTCGGGAATCGTCCGCTCGGCTGTTGCGGTCAACACAGCGAAAGCAGACCTGCTTGGGCTAGAACACATTCCGGAAGAGAATCGAGTGCTCATCGGCCAGGCCCGCGTTAAGGGCCACGGCGTGGGCGCAGACAACGAACTCGGCGCGGAAATCGCCGAAGAGGACATCGACGAGGTACAGGGCGCTATCGACAACATCCCTGTTCACGAAGTCGACGCCTTCCTCATCGTCGCCGGTCTCGGCGGCGGGACGGGGTCGGGCGGGTCGCCGGTCGTCGCGAAACACCTCAAGCGCATCTACACCGAACCGGTGTACGGCCTGGGCGTCCTGCCGGGCAGCGACGAGGGTGGCATCTACACCCTCAACGCCGCTCGCTCGTTCCAGACGTTCGTGCGCGAGGTGGACAATCTGATGGTGTTCGACAACGACGCCTGGCGACAGACCGGCGAGTCCGTCGAGGGCGGCTACGACCACATCAACGAGGAGATCGTCCGGCGCTTCGGCGTGCTGTTCGGTGCCGGCGAGATCGAGGCCGGCGATAACGTCGCCGAAAGCGTCGTCGACTCCTCCGAGATCATCAACACGCTCGACGGCGGCGGCGTGTCCACCGTCGGCTACGCCTCCGAGGACGTCGAGGTCTCCTCCGGCGGCGGCGGCCTGCTCTCGCGGTTCAAGGGCGACGACTCGTCTGACGACGGGATGGACACGGCGAACACGACGAACCGTATCACGTCGCTCGTCCGGAAAGCCGCGCTCGGGCGGCTAACACTTCCCTGTGAGATTGAAGGTGCAGAGCGTGCCTTGCTTGTGATGGCAGGGCCGCCAGAGCACCTGAATCGAAAGGGAATAGAGCGCGGCCGGAAGTGGCTCGAGGAGCAGACCGGTTCGATGGAGGTCCGCGGTGGCGACTATCCGACCAACGCCCCGAAAGTGGCCGCGTCCATCCTGCTGGCCGGCGTCCACAACGTTCCCCGCATCAAGGAACTCCAGCAGGTCGCCATCGAGGCCCAAGACAATATCGACGATATCCGTAACCAAAGCGAAGATAACTTAGAGGACTTAGTCGAAGACGACGAAGATGAACTTGATCCGCTGTTCTAA
- the tmk gene encoding dTMP kinase, producing MLVTLEGLDGSGKTTVWERLQSDDAVPSEAVFTREPTDTWYGDAVQRSIDDDGADSLAELFLYTADHAAHLSNTVRPALDEDRLVVSDRYSDSRYAYQGATLEASETFDDPLSYVREVHAPWTRPPDRTVYLDLDPETAAQRSGATNKFETADYLSTVRDNYERLIDADPARFVRVDATADPDTVYERVRAAIFD from the coding sequence ATGCTCGTCACGCTCGAAGGATTGGACGGGAGCGGCAAGACGACTGTGTGGGAACGGCTCCAGAGCGACGACGCTGTCCCCAGCGAGGCTGTGTTCACGCGCGAACCGACCGACACCTGGTACGGGGACGCCGTCCAGCGCTCCATCGACGACGACGGCGCGGACTCGCTGGCCGAACTGTTCCTCTACACGGCCGACCACGCCGCACATCTCTCGAACACGGTCCGACCGGCGCTCGACGAGGACCGACTTGTCGTCTCCGACCGCTACAGCGACTCGCGGTACGCGTATCAGGGTGCGACACTCGAAGCTAGTGAGACGTTCGACGACCCGCTGTCGTACGTCCGGGAGGTCCACGCCCCTTGGACCCGTCCGCCGGACCGGACCGTGTATCTCGACCTCGATCCCGAAACCGCCGCACAGCGCAGCGGCGCGACGAACAAGTTCGAAACTGCTGACTATCTTTCGACGGTTCGTGACAACTACGAGCGACTCATCGACGCCGACCCGGCGCGGTTCGTACGCGTCGACGCGACCGCTGACCCGGACACCGTGTACGAACGCGTCCGAGCGGCGATTTTCGATTAG
- a CDS encoding formyltetrahydrofolate deformylase encodes MGIVTRGLTEITVVGEDDTGLIAEVTSLLFERSINIEDLDQAVREGVFRMTMRVDTSEMVTTEEKLREDLTELGDELGVDVQVRFPSDRETQTIAVLVTKESHCLEALFEAWANGDLGADIEVVIGNHDDLEPLAAKYDVPFHDIGDEKGTPDEDQLLDLLAQYDADLIALARYMRILSPDVVFRYESRIINVHPSLLPAFPGASAYMQAIEEGVRIAGVTAHYVTTDLDQGPIITQRAFNVPDDATEEELQQIGQPLEAEALIEAIKLHLNDEVNVHRGRTKLRDPEETSAQLGAPEKLDQLNPDRPIDGLGEFVAEDDGEIEADD; translated from the coding sequence GTGGGAATCGTGACGCGCGGTCTGACCGAGATTACGGTCGTCGGCGAGGACGATACGGGCCTCATCGCCGAAGTGACCTCGCTCCTGTTCGAGCGCAGCATCAACATCGAGGACCTCGACCAGGCCGTTCGGGAGGGCGTCTTCCGGATGACCATGCGCGTCGACACGTCCGAGATGGTGACGACGGAGGAGAAGCTCCGCGAGGACCTCACCGAACTCGGCGACGAACTCGGCGTCGACGTGCAGGTCCGGTTCCCGTCCGACCGCGAGACCCAGACCATCGCCGTCCTCGTGACGAAGGAGTCCCACTGTCTAGAGGCGCTATTCGAGGCCTGGGCCAACGGCGACCTCGGGGCCGACATCGAGGTGGTCATCGGGAACCACGACGACCTCGAACCGCTGGCGGCCAAGTACGACGTCCCGTTCCACGACATCGGCGACGAGAAGGGGACGCCGGACGAGGACCAACTGCTCGACCTGCTCGCGCAGTACGACGCCGACCTCATCGCGCTGGCCCGGTATATGCGCATCCTCTCGCCGGACGTCGTCTTCCGCTACGAGAGCCGCATCATCAACGTCCACCCGAGCCTGCTGCCCGCCTTCCCCGGCGCGTCGGCGTACATGCAGGCCATCGAGGAGGGCGTCCGCATCGCCGGCGTCACCGCCCATTACGTGACGACGGACCTGGACCAAGGGCCGATCATCACCCAGCGCGCGTTCAACGTCCCCGACGACGCCACCGAAGAGGAACTCCAGCAGATCGGCCAGCCGCTGGAAGCCGAAGCGCTCATCGAGGCCATCAAACTCCACCTCAACGACGAGGTGAACGTCCACCGTGGCCGGACGAAGCTTCGGGACCCCGAGGAGACCTCGGCCCAACTCGGCGCACCGGAGAAACTCGACCAGCTGAACCCCGACCGTCCCATCGACGGCCTCGGCGAGTTCGTCGCCGAGGACGACGGTGAGATCGAGGCTGACGACTGA
- the cofG gene encoding 7,8-didemethyl-8-hydroxy-5-deazariboflavin synthase subunit CofG, which produces MIPGTDAHDIDIEIPDADIERLLSVMPGDVEAASALSYCRNVFLPLTTACRYTCTYCTYYDPPGQAELMDREEIRETCRRGADAGCTEALFTFGDDPDDRYTAVHDQLAEWGHDSIHEYLREACEIALEEGLLPHANPGDQTREQMAHVADLNASMGVMLETTTEVQAHGGPRAKNPGQRLNTLRVAGELGVPFTTGILVGIGEDWHHRAESLLAIRELHERYDHIQEVIVQPVVENERWQGGSPDLATMRRVTAMARAALPEEVSVQVPPNLAPARDLTDCGIDDLGGVSPVTVDHINPEYEWPALQELTAVADAAEVPLTERLPVYDRFVDDGWLSEPIEAAIEAEDDDGERFRSILDRGVNPASV; this is translated from the coding sequence GTGATACCCGGCACGGACGCGCACGATATCGACATCGAGATCCCGGACGCCGACATCGAGCGACTGCTGTCGGTGATGCCCGGGGACGTCGAGGCCGCGTCGGCGCTGTCCTACTGCCGGAACGTGTTCCTGCCGCTGACGACCGCCTGCCGATACACCTGCACCTACTGCACGTACTACGACCCGCCGGGGCAGGCGGAGCTGATGGACCGCGAGGAGATCCGCGAGACCTGTCGCCGCGGGGCCGACGCCGGCTGTACCGAGGCCCTGTTCACCTTCGGCGACGACCCGGACGACCGCTACACCGCCGTCCACGACCAGCTCGCCGAGTGGGGCCACGACTCCATCCACGAGTACCTCCGGGAGGCCTGCGAAATCGCCCTGGAAGAGGGGTTGCTCCCGCACGCGAATCCGGGCGACCAGACGCGCGAACAGATGGCCCACGTCGCCGACCTGAACGCCTCGATGGGCGTCATGCTGGAGACGACCACTGAGGTGCAGGCTCACGGCGGTCCGCGGGCGAAAAACCCCGGCCAGCGGCTGAACACCCTCCGCGTGGCCGGCGAACTCGGTGTGCCGTTCACGACGGGCATCCTCGTCGGCATCGGCGAGGACTGGCACCACCGCGCCGAGAGCCTGCTCGCCATCCGTGAACTGCACGAGCGCTACGACCACATCCAGGAGGTCATCGTCCAGCCCGTCGTCGAGAACGAGCGCTGGCAGGGCGGCTCTCCCGACCTGGCGACGATGCGCCGGGTAACGGCGATGGCTCGCGCAGCGCTTCCCGAGGAGGTGTCGGTACAGGTTCCGCCGAACCTCGCGCCCGCCCGGGACCTGACCGACTGCGGTATCGACGACCTGGGCGGCGTCTCCCCAGTGACTGTGGACCACATCAACCCCGAGTACGAGTGGCCCGCGCTGCAGGAACTGACGGCCGTCGCCGACGCCGCCGAGGTGCCCCTGACAGAGCGGCTGCCCGTCTACGACCGGTTCGTCGATGACGGCTGGCTCTCGGAGCCCATCGAGGCGGCTATCGAGGCTGAGGACGACGACGGCGAACGGTTCCGGTCGATACTGGACCGCGGCGTGAATCCGGCGAGCGTGTGA